A genome region from Vicia villosa cultivar HV-30 ecotype Madison, WI unplaced genomic scaffold, Vvil1.0 ctg.002861F_1_1, whole genome shotgun sequence includes the following:
- the LOC131639913 gene encoding uncharacterized protein LOC131639913, whose translation MNDKKGQFHRKPYSEKRKQSGFGKKPSRGGTSTPLKCFKCGVEGHPAIDYGKDSVTCFKCGKIGHKANKCIFGSSVACYNCGEQGYVSTECDKPKKEQAKGKVFALSGAEATTNDRLIQEKVEYEATKMAGILKGL comes from the exons atgaatgataagaaaggtcaaTTTCATAGGAAACCGTATAGTGAAAagaggaaacaatctggttttggAAAGAAGCCAAGTAGGGGAGGAacttctactccacttaagtgcttcaaatgtggtgttgaaggtcatcCCGCTATTGATTATGGTAAGGATTCTGtgacatgtttcaagtgtggaaaGATTGGTCATAAGGCAAACAAGTGCATATTTGGTTCGAGTGTAGCTTGTTACAACTGTGGGGAGCAAGGTTACGTTAGTACCGAGTGTGACAAACCGAAGAAGGAACAAGCAAAGggaaaagtgtttgcattgtctggtgctGAGGCTACTACTaatgataggctaatccaag AaaaagttgaatatgaggcaacgaagatggcTGGAATTcttaaaggattatga